One Gossypium hirsutum isolate 1008001.06 chromosome A11, Gossypium_hirsutum_v2.1, whole genome shotgun sequence genomic window carries:
- the LOC107924604 gene encoding CBS domain-containing protein CBSCBSPB3 isoform X1 — protein MTSQSVSLPPASRRNSYRRGPSAPEKSHTSDNAKPTSPSSVGGERTVKKLRLSKALTIPEGTTVSEACRRMAARRMDAVLLTDANGLLSGIITDKDIATRVIAEGLRPEQTVVSKIMTCSPIFVTSDSLAIEALQKMVRGKFRHLPVVENGEVIAMLDITKCLYDAISRMEKAAEQGSAIAAAVEGVERQWGSNAPYAFIETLRERMFKPSLSTIIAENSKVAIVSSSDPVRVAAKKMRELRVNSVVMMTGNKIQGILTSKDILMRVVAQNLSPELTMVEKVMTPNPECAKVETSILDALHIMHDGKFLHLPVLDKDGTVAACVDVLQITHAAISMVESSSGAVNDIASTMMQKFWDSALSLQPPDDYDTQSEMSAILTSEGADAGRLPSYPSLGLGNSFCFKFEDCKGRVHRFNFGIENLDELSLAVMQRIGSSNDHSHPQLLYEDDEGDKVLLITDCDLIAAVNHTRSRGLKVLRLYLDFPDSSQHITSQSSVTAAKTRWASFHTGLLAGAVVLTSIGVLVYLKRSKL, from the exons ATGACTAGCCAATCGGTGTCTCTCCCGCCGGCATCCCGCCGGAATTCTTATAGAAGAGGTCCTTCTGCCCCTGAGAAGTCTCACACATCCGACAATGCCAAGCCGACTTCTCCTTC CTCTGTTGGTGGTGAGAGGACGGTGAAGAAGCTGAGGTTGTCCAAAGCTCTCACCATCCCGGAAGGAACCACTGTGTCGGAGGCTTGTAGGCGGATGGCAGCTCGTCGTATGGATGCAGTGTTGCTCACCGATGCCAATGGCTTGCTCTCTGGGATCATTACTGACAAG GACATTGCCACTAGAGTAATAGCAGAAGGGTTGAGGCCGGAGCAGACTGTGGTATCTAAGATCATGACATGTAGTCCAATTTTTGTAACGTCGGACTCTTTGGCCATCGAGGCACTTCAGAAGATGGTTCGAG GTAAATTCAGGCATCTTCCTGTTGTGGAAAATGGTGAAGTCATTGCCATGCTGGATATTACAAAATGCCTTTATGATGCTATCTCTAGAATGGAGAAGGCTGCTGAGCAAGGAAGTGCAATTGCTGCTGCAGTGGAAGGGGTTGAACGCCAGTGGGGAAGCAATG CACCATATGCCTTCATAGAAACTTTGAGGGAGCGGATGTTCAAGCCATCCTTGTCAACTATAATTGCTGAAAattcgaa GGTTGCAATTGTTTCATCATCAGATCCTGTCCGTGTTGCTGCAAAAAAGATGCGGGAGTTGCGGGTTAATTCAGTTGTTATGATGACGGGGAACAAAATTCAGGGGATACTAAC TTCAAAGGATATCCTTATGCGAGTTGTGGCACAAAATCTCTCCCCCGAGCTGACTATGGTGGAAAAG GTTATGACACCAAACCCTGAATGTGCAAAAGTGGAAACATCAATCCTTGACGCACTGCATATAATGCATGACGGGAAGTTTTTACATCTTCCTGTTCTAGACAAAG ATGGAACTGTTGCTGCTTGTGTAGATGTTCTGCAGATTACTCATGCAGCAATTTCTATG GTTGAAAGTAGCTCTGGAGCTGTTAATGACATAGCAAGCACAATGATGCAAAAATTCTGGGATTCTGCCCTTTCTTTACAGCCGCCAGATGATTATGACACACAGAG TGAAATGTCTGCAATCTTGACATCAGAGGGGGCAGATGCTGGAAGGTTACCATCCTATCCTTCCCTTGGCCTTGGAAactcattttgtttcaaatttgagGATTGTAAGGGTCGTGTACATCGATTCAATTTTG GTATTGAGAATTTAGACGAGCTATCGTTAGCTGTTATGCAAAGAATTGGTTCTAGTAATGATCATAGTCACCCTCAGCTTCTG TATGAAGATGATGAAGGTGATAAGGTTTTACTTATCACAGACTGTGATCTTATTGCTGCTGTTAACCATACTAGATCCCGAGGACTAAAG GTTTTAAGATTGTATCTGGATTTTCCTGATTCCTCTCAGCACATAACATCACAATCAAGTGTAACAGCCGCGAAAACTCGGTGGGCCTCTTTTCACACAGGCCTATTGGCGGGTGCCGTTGTCTTAACCAGCATTGGCGTGCTTGTGTACTTAAAGCGCTCAAAACTATGA
- the LOC107924604 gene encoding CBS domain-containing protein CBSCBSPB3 isoform X2, translating into MTSQSVSLPPASRRNSYRRGPSAPEKSHTSDNAKPTSPSSVGGERTVKKLRLSKALTIPEGTTVSEACRRMAARRMDAVLLTDANGLLSGIITDKDIATRVIAEGLRPEQTVVSKIMTCSPIFVTSDSLAIEALQKMVRGKFRHLPVVENGEVIAMLDITKCLYDAISRMEKAAEQGSAIAAAVEGVERQWGSNAPYAFIETLRERMFKPSLSTIIAENSKVAIVSSSDPVRVAAKKMRELRVNSVVMMTGNKIQGILTSKDILMRVVAQNLSPELTMVEKVMTPNPECAKVETSILDALHIMHDGKFLHLPVLDKDGTVAACVDVLQITHAAISMVESSSGAVNDIASTMMQKFWDSALSLQPPDDYDTQSEMSAILTSEGADAGRLPSYPSLGLGNSFCFKFEDCKGRVHRFNFGIENLDELSLAVMQRIGSSNDHSHPQLLYEDDEGDKVLLITDCDLIAAVNHTRSRGLKHITSQSSVTAAKTRWASFHTGLLAGAVVLTSIGVLVYLKRSKL; encoded by the exons ATGACTAGCCAATCGGTGTCTCTCCCGCCGGCATCCCGCCGGAATTCTTATAGAAGAGGTCCTTCTGCCCCTGAGAAGTCTCACACATCCGACAATGCCAAGCCGACTTCTCCTTC CTCTGTTGGTGGTGAGAGGACGGTGAAGAAGCTGAGGTTGTCCAAAGCTCTCACCATCCCGGAAGGAACCACTGTGTCGGAGGCTTGTAGGCGGATGGCAGCTCGTCGTATGGATGCAGTGTTGCTCACCGATGCCAATGGCTTGCTCTCTGGGATCATTACTGACAAG GACATTGCCACTAGAGTAATAGCAGAAGGGTTGAGGCCGGAGCAGACTGTGGTATCTAAGATCATGACATGTAGTCCAATTTTTGTAACGTCGGACTCTTTGGCCATCGAGGCACTTCAGAAGATGGTTCGAG GTAAATTCAGGCATCTTCCTGTTGTGGAAAATGGTGAAGTCATTGCCATGCTGGATATTACAAAATGCCTTTATGATGCTATCTCTAGAATGGAGAAGGCTGCTGAGCAAGGAAGTGCAATTGCTGCTGCAGTGGAAGGGGTTGAACGCCAGTGGGGAAGCAATG CACCATATGCCTTCATAGAAACTTTGAGGGAGCGGATGTTCAAGCCATCCTTGTCAACTATAATTGCTGAAAattcgaa GGTTGCAATTGTTTCATCATCAGATCCTGTCCGTGTTGCTGCAAAAAAGATGCGGGAGTTGCGGGTTAATTCAGTTGTTATGATGACGGGGAACAAAATTCAGGGGATACTAAC TTCAAAGGATATCCTTATGCGAGTTGTGGCACAAAATCTCTCCCCCGAGCTGACTATGGTGGAAAAG GTTATGACACCAAACCCTGAATGTGCAAAAGTGGAAACATCAATCCTTGACGCACTGCATATAATGCATGACGGGAAGTTTTTACATCTTCCTGTTCTAGACAAAG ATGGAACTGTTGCTGCTTGTGTAGATGTTCTGCAGATTACTCATGCAGCAATTTCTATG GTTGAAAGTAGCTCTGGAGCTGTTAATGACATAGCAAGCACAATGATGCAAAAATTCTGGGATTCTGCCCTTTCTTTACAGCCGCCAGATGATTATGACACACAGAG TGAAATGTCTGCAATCTTGACATCAGAGGGGGCAGATGCTGGAAGGTTACCATCCTATCCTTCCCTTGGCCTTGGAAactcattttgtttcaaatttgagGATTGTAAGGGTCGTGTACATCGATTCAATTTTG GTATTGAGAATTTAGACGAGCTATCGTTAGCTGTTATGCAAAGAATTGGTTCTAGTAATGATCATAGTCACCCTCAGCTTCTG TATGAAGATGATGAAGGTGATAAGGTTTTACTTATCACAGACTGTGATCTTATTGCTGCTGTTAACCATACTAGATCCCGAGGACTAAAG CACATAACATCACAATCAAGTGTAACAGCCGCGAAAACTCGGTGGGCCTCTTTTCACACAGGCCTATTGGCGGGTGCCGTTGTCTTAACCAGCATTGGCGTGCTTGTGTACTTAAAGCGCTCAAAACTATGA